The genomic DNA TAGCACAGCATGCATTTTCTCATTAAAACTCCCCCGTTAGCTTTGTGGTTTAGTCCATCTTCAGGATTTCTAGCTGCTTGAGGAGCTCTCATGTTGGCATCATCTTGTTTTCGTGCCTTAACTTTTATGGTTTACAGTCGTTACAATTACTCTAGTAACATTCAAACTATCACACAACAGCGACATGGCAGCAGCAGCGGGACCGCGGACATGGCGGAAGGATGAAGCCGACTTTAAGTTACATTTCCGAATGATAAACGAGCAACAAGTGGAGGACATCAGCATTGACTCCTTCTACAAGCCGCACACCATCTCTCTGCTGACGGCCACTGTGCTCAGCTTGATGTACTTTGCTTTTACCAGGTAAATAACAGCGTtcacttttaaaaagtatatcATTTTATGTTAATGGCCGATTGATATTCGTGTTTCAAAGCAAGATTTAAGCCTTGAAGTCAGCACTCACCATGAGTACTCCTAAATAAACCACTCCTATTTGAGTGTAATGGTCACATTACGTTcacttacaaaataaatgtaattgtcatctgttacagttactgagaatacatgtgtcattaaattacagttatttaTGAAAATGCTGGTGATTACAATGCTCAGGAGCGTTTCCTCGTTTtttaacatgaataaatatattgctgtttttaattctttgaaatcaacattttaaatatatatcgTAAATAAATACTGTCATTGTCTTATTTGGACGACatatgggcttaaatggtgtcacagtaccaaatTAAGCcgatgccagacttttgactttttttcataaagtagctttattttatattccaaaatctacatgaactaattaatacattttcaaatgagacatgaatttgttttataagaaatgatctcccttataaatcatgtcagtatccatgaaaaacacctgaccttagaaaagtaatttaaaaagtaatcaaatgttaTAAGTTACAGTActttgaaatagttacattacttattacattttaaataggataactagtaatctgtaaccaatcacatttccaaagtaaccttcccagcTCTGTTAATAGTGTACTACAGTGTTGGATATATTTTCTTTGCTAACATGTGATACTGTGGTGTGACAGGGATGATGAGCACTCAGACAACAACCTCAGAGTTGGTCTACTGGTGGTTATCTCCTTCTTCTTGGTCATCAGTGTCCTGGCTTTTCCTAATGGTAAGCAGCTATGTAGCTACCTAAACTTACCATTGGCTCAGTTATTAAGTTGTATGGGCTTAATTAATGGTAActatttttataatcaattaatcattaaataactccctggctccagcttctccaATGTGAGGACTTGCTGATTTTCTGTATCTTATGATATAGTAAATTaaacatctttgggttttggacttttgattggacaaaacatacaattttaAATCATCACTCTGAACTGTAGAAAATTGTAAAAACCAAAAAGATAATCAATTATTTGAGTAAATTATTGGCTGATTATTTccttaatttcatttatttatttatttatttagtggcCTGACTTGATTCATTGACTCAAATATGCACAAAAGTGGGTACTTTTCAGCCAACTGAATAGAAAAAATTGCAGTGTAAACATTTGTCTGGTTTCTGTGTGAAAGTTCATTCTTAAAAACAAGGACTCTGACCAAAAACAACTCCAATTGCTACCCATTTTACCCAGAGTTCTAAACCACAGCTCATGGTCCTCCTTTACAACAAGCTTGTTGAATTTGCATGAAGATAGCTCATTTATTAAGTGTGTAACTTCAGTTGTATCATTATAGGTTGTCCGAAAAAACCTATCTCCAAGACAACGGAGCTAACTCCACTCACCGAGGTTGTCCTAATTTCTCTTTTACAAATGGtacaaataaactaaaagttttttttcccactagGACCTTTTACCAGGCCACATCCTGCAATTTGGCGAATGGTGTTTGGTGAGTCTTCAAAGTGTCCAAATCCATAAAATTCAGAATAAACCACTTTTCGGCCTGGTTCTAGCTATGAATTTTTTCTTTATCCCGACTCACTTTCTCTAGGTCTCAGTGTGatctacttcctgtttcttgtcttcctcatcttccttaACTGGGACCAAGTGAAAACACTCATGTACTGGGTAGACCCTAATCTGCGCTATGCTACACGGGAAGCCGATATCATGGTATGGATAATTTAGAAACTTTAATGTGAATCGTAAACTTGACGTGTGGAAATCTCTTTCATCAAGTTTGGACCCTTTGATGCTTTCAGCACCTTACAAAAACTTAGCTGTGAGGAGTGGTGGTCATCCTGCATTATCTACAAtgtaaattgtaaaataaaggTCTAATAACAAGTTGCAAATGAGGAACCGTTGCTTGTACTTGAGCTTAAATATGTTAGACTAAATCTGTTTAAATTTGACTACATTAGAGACAAGATTGCCCCAGTTAATAGGCCTTGCATTTGCTGAGTCAGTTAAACACACTAGAGTAACCGTATGTATGATGACGTCTCAGTTTTCAGAATAGTTTAAGGAGCACTCACAGCTTATATTTTCTTGCTATAGAtgtgttctctttttctttttggttgcatttatgttttaacatttttttatttaccttgCTTCCGCAGGAATATGCTGTCAACTGTACTGTGATAACATGGGAGCGCGTCCTAAGCCATTTCGACATCTTTGCATTCGCCCACTTTGCAGGCTGGGCCATGAAGGCTCTGCTGATCCGCAGCTACGGACTCTGTTGGACCATCAGCATCACCTGGGAACTCACTGAGGTAGCATGCATGTCATAAAGAGGACATCAGGCTTCATCTGCCTGCGTTGAAAGTTGTGATGTGAATAATGTACAAATGTTTGCAAAGTCCCAGGACCTAAACAGAAATTCAACCTTCTGAGTCCGCAAGTTCATTAAGAAAGGCATTACTTTCATACAGGTGCACAACATTGCTTCAGTGTGTCTGTGcaagggttattatagttaactaaaatAAGACTTAAACTAAAACTAGTAGTGAAAAAATCTGCTTAGttatagttttcttttcattttctcccttcatttttactgtgttctgttcagtttgacttcttgagatAACGTGCTAGTACCTGTAGGGagaccacaaacacagcaaatttTACCTCAGTACAGCACAACTAAAAGTAagtttaaatatgtgtttatctTCAAACAAGGTGCTTGAACCTTTGAAATAAAAGGCCTAATTTACAATTTGTAGATGGTATTacataaatagattttaaaaagcctATGATTTAAATCCTTAAACAGATCAATTacttttctctgtcctttctttctttacttttttgcacagctgtttttcatgcacCTTCTGCCAAACTTTGCTGAGTGCTGGTGGGATCAGGTGATACTGGACATACTGTTGTGTAATGGAGGAGGCATCTGGCTCGGTATGACAGTTTGCCGCTTTTTGGAGATGAGGACGTACCGCTGGGCCAGTATCAAGTAAGtgaagcttttttcttttctgtgtttttctgatgtgaaatacagtaccagtcaaaagtttggatacactttctcattcacGTGACCAAACTTTTGCAGGTACTGTACAGGGTCTCTATCGGGGAGGGGGGGAAAGCTGAAACAGCCTAAATTTAAAgctatattataataattagaAGTGTTTGTCTATATTTTGCAAATGAATCAGATTTAATCAATCAGATGTTTTTCACAACATACAGTTTGACTTGTCATAACAGGAAAAGCACAAATGGAACTAATAACCTTAACAGTGGCTCCTTTTTCAGCAATCAGTGCAATGCAATTAGTTACATCTGTTTTtgaagtcaaaatgtctgctgtgaaaaataaaaattactTGCTTTACCGAAATTATTCAAATCAGATTTATAACACTATAATTCTGGATAGCTCCATGTTATTGTTTGAACCGAAGctgcatatttacatttatttctgtatagTAAAAATAACATATTGTGTCTTTTTAGGGAGATCCACACCACCACAGGGAAGATAAAACGAGCCGTGCTCCAGTTCACACCAGCCAGTTGGACTTATGTGCGCTGGTTTGACCCAAAGTCTTCTTTCCAGAGGCTGGCAGGCATCTACCTCTTCATGATCCTGTGGCAGGTACTGTATACTTTGAAACAGCTGTACGACTGTCAAAGCAATCTGGTTTTAGGCATTACGTGTCTGTTAAATTATccttttaatgaatgaatgaatcacacATTCCAGAAAAGCTCTTGTGTTCACTCTAGCATCAAGTACACGACACATCCACAGAGAAATCCTATTAAATCCTGTCTGTCTTACATCCTTTATCTCAACAGCTGACAGAGCTGAACACATTCTTCCTCAAGCACATATTCGTCTTCCAGGCCTCTCACCCTCTCAGCTGGTGTCGTATCCTCCTTGTTGGAGTCATCACTGCACCCACTGTACGGTATGTTCAACcttcaaaatgacatttttacctTCCATCTATTGGTAACAGGAAATGTGATATTCTGGATTTAAATTCCACCTAAAACCAACTGTTTTCTTAAACTAAGGTAGCATTTATGAATAGTTTTTTGAGGAAAAAGTAGCAATTGTTACAGATGCTTTCCGAATTTGTTGAAACCGTTAGTGTTTGACAACCTTTGTTCTTGACAAGTACAACTTACCtattttcttctgtctctttcagaCAATACTATGCGTACCTGACAGACACTCAGTGCAAACGAGTTGGCACACAGTGTTGGGTCTTTGGGTAAGTCTCTTGGGCTATCCGCTCCTGTTTTTTGTGCTTAATGAAAGATGTTAAGGATCTGCATTAATGCAAGTTAATGaccttttttcctgtttgatactgaaaggaaatgaggaattATTTTAAGGCCTACTGTGACATTTTCAGTTCCACAATTTTTTCGTTGCCATATTTTGGGTAAAACTGTCATGTTTTCAACCTGTCAGTTTAGTCTCAACATTGTTTCAGCAGTGATAGCAGTTGTCTGGCAGGCAATCTGACTGAACTTTGTCCAGAGTCTGTTAAGtattctttaatgtttttggcATACAATAGCTAAATACCAAATGGTCATGCCCACGCCCACGCTGGTTGGTTATTACCAAGTTTAATCAAACAAATCAAAGTTGTAACTCAGGACTACACCATAAATCAACAGTGTCGGGTGTACTCATCTATTCCTGTTTATTGTTGAGTCTGTTTGGCAGACGAGGGTTGTTGTAAATTCAAATACTACAACAACCGCAATCAAAGTTCTCAAACGATTTCAACTGAACAGACTTCATAGAC from Scomber scombrus chromosome 16, fScoSco1.1, whole genome shotgun sequence includes the following:
- the ptdss1b gene encoding phosphatidylserine synthase 1, which produces MAAAAGPRTWRKDEADFKLHFRMINEQQVEDISIDSFYKPHTISLLTATVLSLMYFAFTRDDEHSDNNLRVGLLVVISFFLVISVLAFPNGPFTRPHPAIWRMVFGLSVIYFLFLVFLIFLNWDQVKTLMYWVDPNLRYATREADIMEYAVNCTVITWERVLSHFDIFAFAHFAGWAMKALLIRSYGLCWTISITWELTELFFMHLLPNFAECWWDQVILDILLCNGGGIWLGMTVCRFLEMRTYRWASIKEIHTTTGKIKRAVLQFTPASWTYVRWFDPKSSFQRLAGIYLFMILWQLTELNTFFLKHIFVFQASHPLSWCRILLVGVITAPTVRQYYAYLTDTQCKRVGTQCWVFGAIAFLEALACVKFGHDLFSKTQIRSVLLWLLCLALITLLCLYGMVWLEQKKMKNVCVQGEDYDDSSVVDSHGFVPDGVAAKRDSLKTSQPTKRRKASGKNRFVNGQGGKRQ